The DNA region AGAGTCTAAGCTATAATTAATTTACACATGAAGCATATGCAGTCACAATGCACAAAAATGTGACAGTCTGGATGCTTACAAAACAGCCTCAGATTATGCTTTGAGAACCTGTTACAGAAAGTCTATTTCCCTCCTGCTGATAAGCAGCAGCCTAGAGACGCCCATGGATTTCTTAAGCAGTGGGTCTACTTGGCAGTACTGGTAACTCCAGTTTCCTGTTCTGTTCAGTCATCTGAAAACCGACAGAATCCAGTAACGCTCTTCCAGTCCTCTGCCAGCCTTCCATGTTTTTTCCTTTCAGGTTTTAAGTCAGAAGTTGGAATGTGTTGTTCTTGTCACAACAGGCATTTCAAAAGATGGTAACTAACCAAATCCAAGAGTTCTTTGGCCACAATAGTAACAGGCTTACCCTTCATTCCAAATTATTTCATAATCCCTTTTTCTCTAATTTCTCCAGTATGGCCTGGATCTTACAGACGGCCTCTTTCCTGGCCTGACGGACTGAGTCCTGGCCCCCAGTTTCAACAGAATCCAGTTCTAAGAGTTCCTTCGTCAGCATTTCTTCCAGAAGCCAGTATGCCTTGTCTGTCTTTTTCCCTACAAACTCTTCGACTTCTTGCTCAAGATACTGGACCTTCTCCAGCAcatgtatgatttttttaatacttGGAGGCGTGCCTTCATCTGAAGAGAAACACTCTTCAGGGAGATTATTACTCTGAACTGGATTGCTGGGATGGTCACTGGTGGCATTACCATACAGCTGAGGCTCAGCACTGTATTGGACTTGAGAATCCAGAAGGTCTGAATTCTCATTGTTCGCTGCTCCCGAAAACTCATACTGATGGACACTGCAAGGAAAGCCATGCCGGCTCATGCCTTGACCCGACTGGTTATAGGAGTAGGAGGAGTCCTTAGCTTGTTGGGGTGGCGGTGAAGGAGGTGGCTGAGGAGAACTGTTGCCAGGCCAGGCTGAAGCACTTTCTGTCAAGTAGAGATTCCCAGGTGCGACTGAGGGTGCAGCTGAAGGCCAGGGGTAACAGGCCCCCATCCCATAAGCACCAGAAGCCCAGGCACCATCTTGTGGTCGGACAGTTGATCCTGACTGTGGCACAGTGCGGTTACCATCTCCATAGGGATAATGGGGCAAGGTCATTGCAGGGTTCTGTGAAGCAGGGTACCCTGGGACCTGACCCCGGAGAGGAGGTGTTTCTGTCTGACAGTCCTGCTGGGAATAGATCCAACGAGAGACTGGGGTTGGACTGTTACCAGGTGATCGGTAAGTGCTTGGAACTTCCGTGGAGTAATTGCTTTGAGTGTAGCCAGGTACATAATAAGCCCCAGAGTATGAGGCAGTATTTGGTCCAGGACCAGGAGGGTATGGTGGACCATATGCTCCATTTGTATAAGAATTCAAACTCTGGCCTTGTAACTCTGGTCTCACAGGATATGCACTTGGGTATGGGGCTCTCGGTCGCACAGAATTCCAGTAGTTAGAATTATAGCCAGGATATGGTGGCTGTTCCTGGTGTCCGCCTCCGGCTCTCCCCGGCTCTGCCCAGGCGCCTCCCGAGGGGTAGTAGGCATCGCCACCTGCGCCTTCCCCGGGCCAGGTGGTCTCGGCCGGGGCGCCCCCGCGCCCTCGCCAGGAAacgggaggctggggaggctcgGGGCGCAGAGGAGGGTATAAGGGCGGGGGTACGTGCACCGGGACATCGCCTCCGCCGGGCCCATAGTAGCGGCCGTACGAAGGGCCGTCACTGGGGCCGTAGCCCGAGCGCCTCAGGGCCGACATGGGCTCCGCCGCCGCGAAGCGCTTCCCGCCCCCCACGGCCGGCCCATGGCGCAGGCCTGTTAGCTGCTTTTAAAAGGTCATTCCACCATAATAATCAATACAAGAATATGATGACAaatatttcaattcttttttcACTGTCTTTGAAATCCTGTGTATAGTTTGCACCTAGAAGACATGCTAGTTTGGATGAGCCAATCAGACATATAGATAACAACTACCACACTGAACAGCACAGGTCTAAGTTCCCAGTGACTGCTTCCTTTTCTGACACTAACCGGATCGTGCTAATGGTTTCTGGCTTATTCTTGACACTTTGCATAGTAATTCTGTATTATTCTGGCTTCATATTTACATAGACAggtcacacacatacaagtgccacagtgcacagggaggtcaaaagacaaccaTTCtcactttccaccatgtgggtcccaggaatcaaactagGGTCATCACAATTGGCAGCAgtcacctttacctgctgggcaaTCTCATCAGGCCACAgctgctttcttttttggttttttgaaacagggtctctataatgtagctctggctgtcctgaaactggatatgtagatcagcctggccttgaactcgcagagatccaccctgcctctgcctccagagtgctgggattaaagatgtgggttACAATGCCCTGTTAGCCTCTGACTTCTATCTTTTTATAGACCATCCTCCAAAATGTCTGGTGTTTGTGGATATATTCGATGGTCTCTTGAATTTTTTGTACTTTGTGAAAATAGCCTGAAAGATGAAATATCAAATGCTGATTTCTTAGCCAAAGGAATGAATTAAATTTTCCATgccctcttgtgtgtgtgtgtgtgtgtgtgtgtgtgtgtgtttaaatgatgAAAGCAATAAGTAAATTATATGGTGAGGAAGAGTATGTATAGTGCTCACAATTCAATTCCTTTATATCACTAAAGTTAATGAACCTGGGTTACTTTATTTGCAAATTACGCTTGCCCTACATCTATATCGAAGAGCCGTGAAGAGCTACCTGATCAAAAGCATTTAAAGGCGCCATTAGCAAAGAACTCAGAACTTGTTGGCAATGTCTTACCCATTCCCCACGTGCAACCCATCTCATCATCTTGAACATCTCTCTTCCCTTCGGTGGTATcagcttcctcttctccatcGGAGTCTTCCCCTAACATCTTCTTCTCCAGTAATATCTGTTGCTGTTTACGCAGTTCCTTCAACTGTGTTACTGTTAACTCAGATTCTGCCTCTCGGTCTTCCTCTGGTCCCTAATGAATCACGGGggaaatatatacagatatgGATTCAGGGATGGAGAAATTATTTTCCGAGATACAGCAATGGACACAGTGGATCCAGACTGACCCCTATGCTCTTGTCACTGGTGAGTgggagaatctttttttttcttctcaactaAACCTTAAAGAAACTCAGAATCCCAGCCTAGTGACGTCCCAAGCTTCTTACTTTAGATTTTTCCACTTACCTGAAGGATAAAGAGCCGGGTGCTGCCTCCAAAGCGGAAAACGTGCCCAACGTGGACTCGACAGTAAGTGCGGGGCGGGATGCGAGTTTTGTTGAGGAAAGTGCCATGGGTACTTCCCAGATCATAGAGATAGAAGCCCCGTCCAGGGCTGTCGGCTTCTCCGTCGGGATCAGACCCCCGGTGCTGAAGCACCGCATGGTACCGAGACACGGAGGGATGCTCCAGGCATACGTCACAGCTGGCAAGCCTCCCGAAAAGGCAGCAGCTCGTCCCTTGCAAGGTGCGGGTGCCAAGGATGGTGCCGCCCTTCAGGGTTTCGAGGCTGTAGGGGGCCGTGGCTGGGCTGCCCCACGATGGCTCTTGGTACGGCGGAGCCCGGGCCGGACCGCCGgaagccgcagcagcagcagcagcagcagcagctacccGCGGGGATCGGGGCGGCTCCGCGGGTGGACTCCCAGTCTCCCCGCCGTCCGGCTGCGTCGATGATGGGACCTGGGGCTCCCTGCAGCCGGGCTCCAGCAGCACGGCGGGACAttcctgctccacatcctcaggGGTTGGGGGGCTGGAGGCTGGCGCCTTGCTCCGCACGGCCGGAGACAACGGCAAAACCGGCTTCTTGAACTCGCTGCTGACTTCCTGCGGTGCAGGCGGTTCGGACTGGGAGGTAGGATCGGCCATCCTCGGCCGGGTGCAACCTCAAAAATGTGTCCCTCCGGAACCCCGGCCGCTCGCTCTCCACGTTCCCAGCTTCCTGCCGCCTTTCTGGACGGCAGTATTGGAGTTCCTCCTTCAAGACTCACCGAGTTGTAAAGGTGTAAATAGCCCTAGGGAGTAAGAATACCGGGGGGCGTGGGGGAGAGCTATCGTGGTGTTGTGCAGAAAGCGGACGTTTTTAGGCGTTGCAACCGGCTGGTAATAACTTCCTGTGGCAGAGGGCGATTGAAAAGAAGCGCTTCCGGCGGCCTAGAGCCATTAATCAATAAACTAGGCTCTTAGGCTTGACCTAGTCGTCGCCTCGGACCTGTCGGAGTCGGACAGCCGCGTAGACCGCTCCTGGAAGACGGCGGTGAGTATTCGAGCCTTGTTGTCTGCCTCAGGGCCAGAGTTCCCCATGTGACTGCTGTCCTGGAAACCAGACTTCCCAGGAGCCTGTGGTTGGCGCCCAAGCCTTGCTGGTCGTGATCACCGAGCCCCTACCCTGCCCCTCCCGGGCCTAGGCTTGATACCCCTTTTCCTCCTGTGGTGAAGTCAGGGAAGGGGGCAGTTTCTTGTTAGTTCGTCCGTTCCTTGTTATTCGCAGAACCAATTGCTGAGGCGGCGTGTGCAGTGGCTTTACGAACCTGGACATCGGAAAcctattttctctttcatccttTGTATTTACGACCTTGGCATGATCCCGGGCCACAGCTCCCACGTCTGAAAAACTGGAAATAGTGGTGCTCCCTTTGTCACAGGAGTGTTGGAAAACTGAACTAAACAGTAGTTCATATTGTAACTCTTTTAGCAGATGCCTAGACTCTATACCAAGATGGTAGCCATGACAGGTGGGCGAATGCAGCTGATTAAGTCAATTAAAGTTAAATCCAGGGATAAATGCAAATCGATGTGAGAATACAAAGGAAGGATGTATATTGGGGAAATGTTAGGGGATAATGATTTTAGTTATATTAAAGAACCAATTCAAGTCTGATAAAGATGTAGagggtggccgggcggtggtggcgcacgcctttagtcccagcactcgggaggcagagccaggcggatctctgtgagttcgaggccagcctgggctaccaagtgagttccaggaaaggcgcaaagctacacagagaaaccctgtctcaaaaaaacaaaaagagaaaaaaaaaaaaaaaaaaaaaaaagatgtagaggGTGGCAGAGGATTCCTGACATCGGACACTACTCAAAGAGTCGATTATGACAATGTCTGCCGTTCTCAAGAAGCTGagtagtggggctggagagatggttcagtggttaacagtgctggctgctcttccagaggacctgagttctgttcccagtacccacatcagggcagcctgtaaatccagctccacagggatctcatgccctcttcaggcctccttgGGCGCCTGCATACACATGggacacacacacgtgtacaaaacaataaaagtaaaatctaagcaccaggcagttgtggcgcacacctttattcccagcgggtggatctctgtgagttcgaggccagcctggtctacagagagggttccaggacagccagggctacacagagaaaccctgtcttgaaaaaccaaaacgattaaaaaataaaataaaagtcttagcaaaaatagtttattttttgagGGGCCAGGTAGAagactcagctggt from Peromyscus leucopus breed LL Stock chromosome 22, UCI_PerLeu_2.1, whole genome shotgun sequence includes:
- the LOC114696369 gene encoding BAG family molecular chaperone regulator 4-like yields the protein MSALRRSGYGPSDGPSYGRYYGPGGGDVPVHVPPPLYPPLRPEPPQPPVSWRGRGGAPAETTWPGEGAGGDAYYPSGGAWAEPGRAGGGHQEQPPYPGYNSNYWNSVRPRAPYPSAYPVRPELQGQSLNSYTNGAYGPPYPPGPGPNTASYSGAYYVPGYTQSNYSTEVPSTYRSPGNSPTPVSRWIYSQQDCQTETPPLRGQVPGYPASQNPAMTLPHYPYGDGNRTVPQSGSTVRPQDGAWASGAYGMGACYPWPSAAPSVAPGNLYLTESASAWPGNSSPQPPPSPPPQQAKDSSYSYNQSGQGMSRHGFPCSVHQYEFSGAANNENSDLLDSQVQYSAEPQLYGNATSDHPSNPVQSNNLPEECFSSDEGTPPSIKKIIHVLEKVQYLEQEVEEFVGKKTDKAYWLLEEMLTKELLELDSVETGGQDSVRQARKEAVCKIQAILEKLEKKGL